The Maridesulfovibrio sp. genomic sequence GGGTCCGAACCTGTGCATGTGTACTGCATGCGCATCCGGCACCCACGCCATCGGTCAGGCTTACACCGACATCATGCTCGGCCGCGCCGATGTGATGATCTGCGGTGGCGCTGAATCCACCATAACCCCGCTGGGTTTTGCCGGATTCACCGCTATGAAGGCTCTCTCCACACGCAATGATGATCCTGAAACCGCCTCCCGTCCCTTTGACAATGGCCGTGACGGTTTTGTCATGGGTGAAGGCGCAGGCCTGCTGCTGCTCGAATCCCTTGAGCACGCCCAGAAACGCGGTGTCGAGATTCTGGCTGAAGTTGTAGGTTTCGGTGCATCTTCCGATGCCTACCACATGACCGCACCGCCGGAAGACGGCGCAGGCGCGGCCCGGGCCATGAACGCAGCCATCCGTGAAGCCAAGATCGATCCTTCCGAGATTGATCACATCAACGCCCACGGAACTTCCACCAAACTGAACGACTTCTGCGAAACCAAAGCCATCTACAAAGTCTTTGGTGACCACGCGAAGAATATTGCTATCAGTGCCAACAAATCCCAGATGGGACACCTTCTCGGCGGTGCAGGCGGGGTTGAAGCAGCTTTTGCTGTCAAAACCCTTTCAACCGGAATTATCCCCGGTACTGCAAACCAGATCGAAGCTGACCCCGACTGTGATCTCGATTACTGTAAAGACGGTAAACGCGAGCAGCAGGTCAACTACGTACTGAGCAACTCGTTCGGCTTCGGCGGAACAAACGGCTGCATGCTGTTTAAAAGATTCGAAGAATAAGAGTAAATGATGCCTTCGGCGACTCTCCGAGGGCCCCTTCAGGGGGACCAAAGGGACTAAGCCCCTTTGGAATCCCTGAAGGTTTATATTCTGTACGTTTAAGTAAAAATTTTCACTTGCCTTGGCAAAGGCCTATTAAAAGTTTTTGGGATTCTTAAACCCTTTTTTCAAAAAGGGTTTAAGGCCCCCGGCAGGGTCGCCGAAGGCATAAAAAAGGAGCTTGTCATGGAAGAATTAATGATGAGAGACCCGGCAGTAGCGGCTGCGATCGGACAGGAAGTAACCCGCCAGATGACCAAGCTTGAACTCATCGCTTCGGAGAACTTTACCTCCACAGCGGTACGTCAGGCCATGGGCAGTGTAATGACCCACAAATACGCTGAAGGTTACCCCGGCAAGCGTTACTACGGCGGCTGCGAATTCGTTGACCTCGCGGAAGATCTCGCCCGTGACCGTGCAAAAGAAATTTTCGGCTGCGAATACGTTAACGTACAGCCCCACTCCGGTTCCCAGGCAAACATGGCTGTCTACTTCGCAGCCCTCAAGCCCGGCGACACTGTCCTCGGCATGGACCTCTCCCACGGCGGCCACCTGACCCACGGTTCCCCGGTAAACTTCTCCGGTAAGCTCTTTGACATCAAATTCTACGGTGTCGACCCCGAGACCAAGACCATCAACTACGACAATGTTCTTAAGATTGCCAAAGAGTGCAAACCCAAGATGATCATTGCAGGTGCATCAGCATACCCCCGTATCATCGACTTTGCCCGCTTCCGCCAGATCGCTGACGAAGTAGGCGCTGTACTCATGGTGGACATGGCCCACATCGCCGGTCTCATCGCAGCAGGCGTTCATCCCTCCTGCATCGAGCACGCCCACTACACCACTACCACCACCCACAAGACCCTTCGCGGTCCCAGAGGCGGTATGATCCTCTCCACCGAGGAACACGGCAAGGCACTTAACTCCAACATTTTTCCCGGTATTCAGGGCGGCCCGCTCATGCACGTTATAGCTGCTAAAGCTGTTGCTTTCGGCGAAGCGCTCAGGCCCTCTTATGTTGAATACCAGAAGCAGGTTGTAGCCAACGCTCAGGCTCTGGCCAAGAACCTTATGGACGCAGGTTTCGACCTCGTATCCGGCGGTACTGACAACCACCTGATGATGCTGGACCTGACCAACAAGGACATCACCGGTAAAGACGCCGAGCATGCTCTTGACGAAGCAGGCATCACTGTCAATAAAAACACCATCCCCTTTGAAACCCGTTCCCCGTTTGTTACCTCCGGTGTACGTATCGGTACCCCGGCCCTGACCACCCGCGGAATGAAAGAAGAAGAAATGGTAAAAGTCGCAGGCTGGATCAACGCCGCCATCGACTCCATCGGCAACGACACCAAGCTGAAGCAGATCAGCAAAGAAGTTGCCGAGTTCGCAAAAGAATACCCGCTCTTCGCATACTAGGATCACGAGATTTGCCAAGCAAAGCGGCAAGGCCTGATAAAAGGGTTTAAGCCGCCGGAGGCAAACTCTTGAATCAAAAGCGCGAAGCGCAACATAATACCAATAAAAACGGGCCCGAATATTCGGGTCCGTTTTCTCAGCTTCAAAGAGGGGAGCAATTTCATGGATAACAGAATGCCTTGGCCGGACTATTTTATGCGCATAGCACACCTTGTCGCAGAGCGTTCCACCTGCACCCGCCGCAAAGTCGGTGCTGTGGCAGTTCTGGATAAACGCATCCTTGCCACCGGCTACAACGGACCGCCGTCCGGTACCGCCCATTGCAAAGATGTAGGCTGTATCCGTGAGACTCTCGGAGTTCCTTCCGGTGAGCGCCATGAACTTTGCCGGGGACTTCATGCGGAGCAAAACGTCATCATCCAAGGCGCAACACATGGCGTATCTCTAAAAGGCGCAGAAATTTACTGCACCACCCAGCCCTGCCTGATCTGCACTAAAATGCTGATCAACACCGGGGTCAGTGCAATCTACTATTCCGAAAGCTACCCGGACGAACTTTCAGAACAGATGCTCAAAGAAGCCGGAGTTGAATTTGCTCTTCTTCAATTCGACAATTAGTCCCGAAGAAAAGTTCATGGCCCGTGCTGTGGAACTTGCCATGCGCGGTCGTAACCGGACCGCACCTAATCCGACAGTCGGAGCGGTAATGGTTCATGACGGGCAAATTGTGGCGGAAGGCTACCACCGTTTCTGCGGAGGGCTGCATGCCGAGAGGGAATGCATTGCCGATGCTAAATCCAGAAATGTGGATATGAGCAAATGCACGATGTTCGTTACCCTTGAACCATGCAACCATCACGGTAAAACCCCACCCTGTACCGAAGGCATCCTTGAAGCGGGCATCCCGCACATTGTGGTCGGCACCCGCGACCCCAATCCCAAGGCAGCCGGGGGCATTGAATATCTAGAATCCAAGGGCGTAAAGGTGGATCAGGGTGTGCTTGAAGAGCAGTGCAAAGATTTAATTTCCGATTTCCTGTGCTGGCAGTTCAAGGACCGTGCTTACTCCATCCTAAAGCTGGCCTGCACCATCGACGGCAAAATAGCCGGTGCCACCGGAGCGCAGGAAGCGGTATCATGCCCGGAATCTTTTCAGGATGTGCAGAGGCTGCGCTCCATGGTCGGAGCGGTTATTGTCGGCGGCAATACCCTGCGCGAAGACAACCCCAGCCTCAATTGCAGACTTGATCCGCTGCCGGAAGGATTCAGCCAGCCTAAAGCCGTGGTGGTTACCAATCACCTCCCGCAAAACCACGATGAGCTTACTTTGACCACTGCCCGCGCAGAAGAGACAATTTTCTGGACCAGTAAAAGACAGGCCGACTCAAAAACAGCCACTGAACTGAAAAACAAGGGAATTGAAGTTGTAGCCCTTCCCTGCTGTGAAAAAGGTCTTATATTTGAGAACGGATTCAAAATGCTGCGCCGGGAGCACGGCATCCTGCGCACTCTGTGCGAAGGCGGCGGCAAACTGGCCTGCTCCATGACGGAGCAGGGGTTGGTTGATGAATTTGTCATGTATCAGGCCCCTCGCATTCTGGGTAATGCGCTGGGCAGGCCGAATTTCGCAGGCTCCGGCAATACACTCATCAGTGAAGCCACGGACCTGCGGGTAAGCCGCGTAGAACAGAGTGGCCGTGACTTAAAAATAGTTTTCAAACCCGAAGGACAATAGCATGTTCACCGGACTGATTCAGGGAAAAGGACGCATTGAAAACGCCGAAAACCGGGGAAACGAAACCCGCTTCAAGGTAAGTGCGCCCAAGATTAAAGATTACGAAAAAGGCGAATCAATCGCCATCAACGGCGTCTGCCTTACAGTTGAAACGTACAGTGACAGCTGGTTCACCTGCTACGCCAGTAAGGAATCCATGTCGGTGACCAACCTCGGCAATCTCAAGCGCGGATCAATGATCAACTATGAGCGCGCACTGGCCATGGGTGACCGTCTGGGGGGACATATTGTTTCCGGCCATGTGGATTGCCTCGGTACTGTGGATTCCGTACGTCCCGCAGGTGAATCCAAAATTTACCGCATCAAGTTTCCCGAAGAACACGGTAAATATGTCGTCACCAAAGGGTCCGTTGCGTTGGACGGCATCAGTCTGACGGTCAATGATTGCGGTTCTGACTACCTCGAAGTAAACATCATCCCGGAAACTCAGGAAGAGACCACAATCTCGCTCTGGACTCCGGGATATGCCGTAAACATTGAGACTGACGTAATCGGCAAGTACGTGGAACGCATGGTCGCGCCTTGGACCGGACAAAAAGCTGCAGAAAAGCCGCAGAGCAAGCTTACTATGGACTTTTTACGCGAAAATGGATTTTAAAAATCCCCCGGCATAACCGCCCGAGACTTTTACGAATCCAACATACTGATATAAAAGAATAAAAAAACATATTTCACCCTTTGTGCATTTTGATGTATGAAGACAGACCTGTTTGCTTAAGTAGACAGCGATTTTTAAAAACCCCTCCGCATGTCGGAACACGAGGATAACGAATATGCCTTTCTGCACTATTGAAGAAGCAATTGAGGACCTCCGCGAAGGTAAAATGGTCATCATGGTTGATGATGAAGACCGTGAAAACGAAGGTGATCTTGTCTGCGCCGCAGAAAAAGTGACCCCTGAAATCATCAATTTCATGGCAACTCACGGCAGGGGGCTTATCTGCCTCGCCATGTCCGGTGAAATGGTAGACCACCTGAAGCTGCCGCTCATGGCCCAGTCCAACGGTTCCCAGTTCGGAACCAACTTCACTGTTTCCATTGAAGCACGTGAAGGTGTAACCACCGGTATTTCAGCTGCCGACCGCGCCACCACCATCCTTGCTGCCGTTAAGGACGGTGCCGAACCAGAGGATATTGTTTCCCCCGGCCACATTTTTCCGCTGCGCGCCAAAGACGGCGGTGTGCTGGTCCGTGCTGGACAGACTGAAGGCAGCGTTGACCTCGCCCGCCTTGCAGGCCTCAAACCTGCAGGTGTAATCTGCGAAATAATGAAGGATGACGGCACCATGGCCCGCCTTCCCGACCTTAAAGAATACGCCAAAGAGCACAACCTTAAAATCTGCTCCACTGAAGCCCTGATCAAATACCGCATGAAATTCGGCAGCCACACCGTTACCCGTGAGGCTGATGCAGAACTTCCTACCCGTTGGGGGGATTTCAAGGCTTCCGCTTTCCATTCCAGCGAAGACAACCGCACCCATATCGCCCTGATCATGGGCGATGTAAAACCCGGCGAACCTGTGCTGGTCCGCGTTCACTCAGAATGTTTGACCGGTGATGTTTTCGGTTCCCAGCGCTGCGACTGCGGTGATCAGTTGGCTTCCGCCATGTGCATGATCCGCAACGAAGGAAAAGGCGTGCTGCTCTACATGCGTCAGGAAGGCCGCGGTATCGGTCTCGGCAACAAGATCAAAGCCTATCACCTTCAGGACCTCGGTTGTGACACTGTTGAAGCCAACGAAAGACTCGGTTTCAAACCCGACCTCCGTGAATACGGAACCGGTGCCCAGATTCTGGTACAGCTCGGTATCACCAAAATGCGCCTCATGACCAACAACCCGAAAAAGATTGTCGGTCTTGAAGGTTACGGTCTCGAAGTTACCGAACGCGTACCCATTGAGATGGACGCCTGTGAAATGAACTTCGATTACCTGAAAACCAAAAAAGACAAGATGGGCCACATGCTGGATCATCTCGAAGATAAAAAATAAAAAGGGAGAAGCTCCATGCCTCATATCAAAACCATAGAAGGTCAGCTCGATTCCAAGGGTCTGAAAATCGCACTCGTAGCCGGACGTTTCAATGATATCATCGTTGACAGACTGGTAGGCGGAGCTGTTGATTACCTTGCCCGCCACGGCTGTGACAAGGACAACATGACCCTGATCAAAGTACCCGGTGCTTTTGAAATCCCCGTGGTAACCAAAAAACTTGCTGAATCCGGCAAATATGACGGTATCGTGGTTCTCGGTGCTGTTATCCGCGGTGCGACTCCCCACTTCGACTATGTCTGCAACGAGTGCGCCAAAGGCGTAGCTCAGGTCAGCTTGGACAACGGACTGCCCATCGGTTTCGGGCTGCTTACCTGTGACACCATTGATCAGGCTGTTGAACGTGCCGGCTCCAAAGCAGGTAACAAAGGCGTTGAAGCAGCTTCCGCAATGCTGGAAACTGTCCGCGTTCTGGAACAGATTTAACTGAAGCATAAATAATCAGGCTGATTCTTCGGAACAGGCCTTGATTATTAAACATAATTTGAAGGCATACGGTCTCCGGCCCGCAGTTTGGAGACCGTATGCCTGTTGTGTTGTTTAAATAACAATTTAGATGTATCTTGCGTTGCACGGCACTTACGCCCGCAACCTCAGGATAGTGATGCAGATGTCCCAGACTAAAGGTTTAAGAAGAAAAGGCCGCGTACTTGCTTTTCAGGTGCTTTACGGCCTGAGTTTTGTCCCCCCTCATGGAGGATGGACATGTGAACGTATATACAACCAGAGCCCTGCAGTAATCAGAGAAACCGAAGAAGACCTGATCCTCTTCGCCCGTGAACTGCTGATCGGAATCTGGAAAGCACAGGAAGAACTTGACGAAGTTATCGGTCGGTATTCCAAACACTGGAAAATCGAAAGAATTGCAAAAGTGGAACTGGCCATACTCAGACTCGCTGTATACGAACTGATCCACAAACCTGACATCCCGCTCAAGGTGGGTATCAATGAAGGTATTGAGCTGGCTAAAAAGTTCGGAGACGGCAATTCCCGCAACTTCATCAACGGCATCCTAGACGCTGTTGCCCGTGACATCGACACCGGCAAGTTCAAGGTTGAGAAGAATTTTTAATTGCATTCGGCGACCCCTGCCGGGGAGGCCTTAAACCCTTTTTGCAAAAAGGGTTTAAGAATCCCAAAAACTTATCAGGGCTTCGCCGCTTTGTATGAATAAATCGTTGTAAACAATTAGGGATTCCAAAGGGACTTAGCTCCTTTGGCCGCCGGCGGCGAAATCAGTTTGTCAAAAGCGCGATGGCGCCTCTGGTCCAGCTCCCGACAGGGCCGCCGGAGGCATAATCCCATATCAAAAGGATTTTCATAATGGGTTTTGGGAAATACGAACCGGAATTAATTGAAAACAAGTGGCAGAAGGAATGGACTGAAAAAGGAGCTTTCAATGTGGAAGCCGACGAGTCCCGCCCCAAATACTACGTGCTGGAAATGTTTCCCTACCCTTCCGGGAAAATCCACATGGGGCATGTGCGCAACTACTCCATCGGTGATGTTGTCGCCCGTTACAAACGCATGAAAGGTTTCAACGTGCTCCACCCCATGGGCTGGGATGCATTCGGACTGCCCGCAGAAAACGCGGCCATCAAGAACAACACCCACCCTGCCGAGTGGACCTACGCCAATATTGATGACATGCGAACCCAGCTCAAACGTTTGGGCTATTCCTACGACTGGCGCCGCGAACTGGCTACCTGCCACCCCGGCTACTACAAGTGGGAACAGCAGTTTTTTTTGAAATTTCTCGAAAAAGGGCTGATCTACCGCAAAAAGTCTCCGGTCAACTGGTGTGAAACCTGCCATACCGTTCTGGCTAACGAACAGGTTGAAGAAGGACTCTGCTGGCGTTGCGATACCGAAGTTGTGCAAAAAGAACTTTCACAGTGGTTCATGCGCATCACCGATTACGCAGAAGAACTGCTCGAAAGCCTGAACGAACTTGAAGGCGGCTGGCCTGAGCGCGTAATCACCATGCAGCGCAACTGGATCGGTAAATCCATCGGTGCGGAACTCGACTTTGAAGTTGAAAACTCCGAAGAAACCATCAGCGTTTTCACAACCCGGCCGGATACCCTTTTCGGTGCAACTTTCATGTCTCTGGCAGCCGAGCATCCCATGGTGGAGAAGCTCATCGAAGGCAAGCCCGAAGCAGAAAAAGTCCGCGAATTCGTGCACAAGGTTTCCAACATGGACCGCATCGTACGCGGTGCGGATGACCTTGAAAAAGAAGGTGTCTTCACCGGCGCATACTGCATCAACCCGCTCAACGGCCTGAAAATGCCTATCTACGTGGCGAACTTCGTCCTCATGGGCTACGGTACCGGCGCAGTAATGGCGGTTCCTGCACACGATCAGCGCGACTTTGAATTCGCCAAAAAATATGATCTGCCCCTGCAGGTGGTCATCCAGCCCGAAGGAGAAACCCTCAAGGTTGAAGATCTGGAAGAAGCATACTCCGCCCCCGGCGTACTGACCAATTCCGGTGAATTCGACAACATGCCCAATGAAGATGCCAAGGGCGCAATCGTTGAATTCCTCGGCAAGTCCGGCAAGGGCAAGAAATCCATCAACTACCGCCTGCGCGACTGGAACATTTCCCGTCAGCGTTTCTGGGGCTCCCCAATTCCGGTAATCTATTGTGACGATTGCGGAATCGTTCCTGTGCCCGAACAGGACCTGCCTGTTGTTCTGCCCGAAGATGCGGTCATGAACGAAGATGGCCGCTCTCCGCTGCCGGATATGGAAAGCTTTCATAACGTGACCTGTCCTAAATGCGGTAAGGCTGCAAAGCGTGAAACAGACACCATGGATACCTTTGTGGAATCTTCATGGTATTTCATGCGCTACACAGATTCCCGCAAGGCAGACGCTCCCTTTGACAGCAACTCCCTTGAATACTGGACCCCCGTTGACCAGTACATCGGCGGAATCGAACACGCCATTCTGCACCTGCTCTACGCAAGATTCTTTACTAAAATCCTGCGCGACGAAGGTTACACCCAGCTCAGCGAACCGTTCAAGAACCTGCTCACTCAGGGCATGGTCCTCAAGGACGGCGCCAAGATGTCCAAATCCAAGGGCAACGTGGTCGACCCCAACGCCATGATTAACAAGTACGGTGCGGACGCCACCAGACTGTTCATCCTCTTTGCCTCCCCGCCTGAAAAAGACCTTGAATGGTCTGATCAGGGTCTGGAAGGAGCGCACCGCTTCCTGAACAGAATATGGAGACTGGCAGAAGAGTTTGAAGGCAAGCTCAGCGCTGTCGGCGCATGTGCTAAACCCTCAATGGAACTCTCTTCCGAAGCCAAGAAGCTGCGGCTCAAGGAACACGAAACCGTCAAACGCGCCAGCCGTGACATGGAAAATAAATTCCAGTTCAACACTGTCATCGCTGCCACCATGGAGCTCGTCAACGAGATCTATTCGCTCAAAGACGAACTCATGAAGAGTGAAGACGGACGATTCGCGCTTTCTTCCGCATACAGCACCGTGCTTACCGTGCTTTCTCCCATTGCCCCGCACATCTGCGAAGAACTCTGGGCTGCAATGGGCTACAACGGTTACATAGCTGAAGTTGCATGGCCTGAGCACGACGAGACCGCACTGGTAACCGACGAAATCCTGATCATCATTCAGGTCAACGGCAAAATGCGCGGCAAACTCTCTGTGCCTGCTGCCGCTTCAAAAGAAGAAATTGAAAAAACAGCACTTGCCCACGAGAACGTGACTAAACACACTGATGGCAAAACCATCAGGAAAGTTATCGTTGTTCCCGGCAAGCTGATTAATATTGTTGCAAATTAGCCCTTCGGGGACCAGAGAGGGAAACTTTTAGAAAAAGTTTCCCTCTCTGGACTCTCCCTTCAAAACTTTTTAACGGGCTTCGCGTCTCGAGGAGTTAGAGCTGTGGTTATTATGAATTCTGTAAAAAAGCTGATCCTGCTGCTGTGTGTTGTTTTTGCTGTCTCTGCCTGCGGCTACCACAACTCTGCCACCGAGCCGAACAGGGTCGGAGAGCAATTCCGCGAAGTCGCCATCGCCAAGGTGGAAAACCCCACTCTTGAACGCTGGCTGGAACCCAAAATACGCTCTATGCTACGTGATGAAATCACTCGCCGGGGACAGCTCGTATGGACAGACAAGTCCAAAGCGGAAGCACTTATCAATATCAGAATTCTGGGACTCTCCGACGGCAGCCGCATCCTCGGTGACCAAGATGTGACCCTGAAATACGATATGACCCTCAAAGTGCAGATGAAGATCATCAGCGCATCCGACGGTTCCCTGATCTGGAATTCCGGGCCGATGAGCGTTACCGAATCCTACTACACTGGAGAGGAAGACGCGACCCAGCAGTTGGTAACCAAACTCATGGTCCGCCGTCTGGTAGACCGGATGAATCAGGCTTACTAAGGAATTTTTAAGAGAGCTTCCGGTATCCCTGACGGGGACCTCTACCCCTTTTGCAAAAAGGGTTTAAGAATCCCAAAACCTTTTTTTATGCTTCGCATTTCTTGCACACAGGCCTGCTTTAATATGTAATGCGGCGCAGCCCTACTAAAAGTTTTTGAAGAGTCCAGAGAAACTTTTTCCAAAAAGTTTCTTTGTCCCCCGGAGGGCCGCCGGAGGTCGACTAAGCACTTTTTTCAAATTAAAGGTACAAATGTCCAGACCCGGATACATGTTTCTCATCTGCCCAGACGCGGAACTGCTGCACGCCAACATTGCCGAGCTGCAGGAAAAGCACGGGGCCACGGATTACGAGAAAAAAGCTTACTGGGCGGACGAAGACCTGCCTCCTCAATTCTGGGACGACCTGACTCTGCAGACCCTTTTCGGAGCAAGCAAAGTAATTATCCTGCGCCGGGCACACAAGCTTAAGGCTGCAGTATGGGACAATATCGATAAAACTATCGCTTCACTATCAAGCTCGTCTTTTCTCTTTATCTGCCTTGAAAGCCAGTGGAAAAGCAAAACGCCCCCCATCCCGGCAGTGCTGAAAAAACGCAAATGCTGGAAATTCGCTGAAAAACAGAAATGGTTCTGGAAGTCCGCTGGGCTGGACCAGAAATCAATCTCCGGTTTTGTGGGCAAATGGGCCAGGACCAACGGCCTGCACATCGACAGCCCGGTGCTGAATGCTCTTTCGCAAGCCTTACCAAAAGATGCTCGCGCAGCACGCTTGGAGCTGGACAAGCTGGATCTGGCAGCAGGTCCGGACCGCAGGATTCTCATGGAACATGTGGGGCTTATCGCCCATTCCGAAGAAATGGACTTCTTTGCCTTCATGCGCTCCATGTCAGAAGGAGGCGACCCGGTGGAAATCTGGCGCCGGGTGCTGACCAACCACAGCGAAAAAGATTCCATGATCTTCATGCTCACCGCATCGCTGACTCGTGAGGCCCGGGCCTTATGGATGATGATACACGGCGAAGAATCGGAAGTGCGTCTGCCTCCTTTCGTTAAAAAGCAGAAACAAGCCCTTGCACAACGCCTTGGCCCGGTCCGCATTGCCAGACTTTTTGATATTGTCATGGAAGCGGAGATAGGTATCAAGACCGGGCAACGTAAACCTGAGCAGGCGCTTGAATTGCTGGTGGCTTCCCTTACTTCCCTGTTTGCTCCCCCTCAACGCAGACGCTAGCGTCCCTTTTTTATTTTCACACCCTGCTAAAAATAGCTTTTTTACACCTTTTTTGGTTTTTTAAGCCTGTTTTACATCATTTAGCATGTTAAACAGGTTGATTTGCACCTGCATCCGGTTTATCCATTCAAAAGTAAACCCGTCCGCAGGGTCTCATACTTTTTGTCGAATCTGGCCCGTGTCGGAACTGTACTACTTGCCAAAGCATACTTACTATTTATTATGAACGATAAACCTCATTACCACGGCCACCGCCAGCGGTTGAAAGAAAAACTCGGCAAAGACTCAACAAGCCTTGCCGATTATGAAATTCTGGAACTGCTTCTAGGGCAGGTGCTGCCGAGACGCGATACCAAACCGGTTGCCAAAGAATTACTGGTTGAATTCGGCAGTCTGGGCGGGGTATTCAGGGCGCCGGACGAACAATTGAAAAGGTTCAAGGGAATCGGGCCGGGGGTTTTGATATTTTTTACGCTTATGCGTGAATTTTGGACCAGAATTGCCGAGGAACCCATGAACGGTAAAGACCCAATCTCTTCTCCGGAAGCTGTCTACGAGGCAGCCATGGCCCGGATCGGCAATTTGGCTAAAGAAGAATTCTGGATTGCACTGGTCAACAACCGCAACAAAGTGATATGCTGGGATAGGCTGTCGGAAGGCACTGTGGATAAGACCGCAGTATATCCGCGAGAGATTGTGGCACTGGCTTTGCGCCACAACGCCAGCGGAGTGATTCTGACCCATAACCATCCCGGCGGG encodes the following:
- the radC gene encoding DNA repair protein RadC; the protein is MNDKPHYHGHRQRLKEKLGKDSTSLADYEILELLLGQVLPRRDTKPVAKELLVEFGSLGGVFRAPDEQLKRFKGIGPGVLIFFTLMREFWTRIAEEPMNGKDPISSPEAVYEAAMARIGNLAKEEFWIALVNNRNKVICWDRLSEGTVDKTAVYPREIVALALRHNASGVILTHNHPGGDPSPSPEDTERTMEIAALCQDMEIRLLDHVIVTADRFHSFKEAGYL
- the holA gene encoding DNA polymerase III subunit delta, which produces MSRPGYMFLICPDAELLHANIAELQEKHGATDYEKKAYWADEDLPPQFWDDLTLQTLFGASKVIILRRAHKLKAAVWDNIDKTIASLSSSSFLFICLESQWKSKTPPIPAVLKKRKCWKFAEKQKWFWKSAGLDQKSISGFVGKWARTNGLHIDSPVLNALSQALPKDARAARLELDKLDLAAGPDRRILMEHVGLIAHSEEMDFFAFMRSMSEGGDPVEIWRRVLTNHSEKDSMIFMLTASLTREARALWMMIHGEESEVRLPPFVKKQKQALAQRLGPVRIARLFDIVMEAEIGIKTGQRKPEQALELLVASLTSLFAPPQRRR
- the lptE gene encoding LPS assembly lipoprotein LptE, whose product is MNSVKKLILLLCVVFAVSACGYHNSATEPNRVGEQFREVAIAKVENPTLERWLEPKIRSMLRDEITRRGQLVWTDKSKAEALINIRILGLSDGSRILGDQDVTLKYDMTLKVQMKIISASDGSLIWNSGPMSVTESYYTGEEDATQQLVTKLMVRRLVDRMNQAY
- the leuS gene encoding leucine--tRNA ligase, giving the protein MGFGKYEPELIENKWQKEWTEKGAFNVEADESRPKYYVLEMFPYPSGKIHMGHVRNYSIGDVVARYKRMKGFNVLHPMGWDAFGLPAENAAIKNNTHPAEWTYANIDDMRTQLKRLGYSYDWRRELATCHPGYYKWEQQFFLKFLEKGLIYRKKSPVNWCETCHTVLANEQVEEGLCWRCDTEVVQKELSQWFMRITDYAEELLESLNELEGGWPERVITMQRNWIGKSIGAELDFEVENSEETISVFTTRPDTLFGATFMSLAAEHPMVEKLIEGKPEAEKVREFVHKVSNMDRIVRGADDLEKEGVFTGAYCINPLNGLKMPIYVANFVLMGYGTGAVMAVPAHDQRDFEFAKKYDLPLQVVIQPEGETLKVEDLEEAYSAPGVLTNSGEFDNMPNEDAKGAIVEFLGKSGKGKKSINYRLRDWNISRQRFWGSPIPVIYCDDCGIVPVPEQDLPVVLPEDAVMNEDGRSPLPDMESFHNVTCPKCGKAAKRETDTMDTFVESSWYFMRYTDSRKADAPFDSNSLEYWTPVDQYIGGIEHAILHLLYARFFTKILRDEGYTQLSEPFKNLLTQGMVLKDGAKMSKSKGNVVDPNAMINKYGADATRLFILFASPPEKDLEWSDQGLEGAHRFLNRIWRLAEEFEGKLSAVGACAKPSMELSSEAKKLRLKEHETVKRASRDMENKFQFNTVIAATMELVNEIYSLKDELMKSEDGRFALSSAYSTVLTVLSPIAPHICEELWAAMGYNGYIAEVAWPEHDETALVTDEILIIIQVNGKMRGKLSVPAAASKEEIEKTALAHENVTKHTDGKTIRKVIVVPGKLINIVAN